The Daucus carota subsp. sativus chromosome 2, DH1 v3.0, whole genome shotgun sequence genome includes a window with the following:
- the LOC108208798 gene encoding probable cyclic nucleotide-gated ion channel 16 gives MFRNKTLKMNARKNLHLEQSAKLLASIPKPSLLVYDRETTPWWKQILDPRSDMVRRWNYFFLLTSIGSLFLDPLYLLLPSVTAESVCISMDLAMRILLTFWRSVVDIFSIMHISMKFRLAYVAKDSKVFGRGELVMDPRSIAIRYLKTDFIFDLAASFPLPQILIWFVIPATTHNTASRDNHSLSLAIMLQYIPRIRSIFPLTRQILKTSGSLAQTSWAGAAYNLMLYVLASHVLGAVWYLLSVERQYACWKQECKKEWNGTHSPSCELSFLDCTIAEGPARDAWLQTTKLMTTCNPRGNSIDFQFGMFAEAFVEEVSSENFIPKLFYCLWWGLKNLSSYGQGLMTGTYKGENLFSSFICIAGLVLFALLIGNMQAYMQSTSARLEQWRVRRSDTEEWMRHRQLPEELQDRVRRFIQYQWLATRGVDEEEIVKSLPLDLKRGIQRHLCLALVRQVSFFSQLDDQLLDAICEHLVPSLNTKDTYIIREDDPVNEMLFIIRGQLESSTTNGGRSGFFNSITIKPGDFCGEELLTWALVPSSDHLPSSTRTVKCLTEVEAFALRAEDLKFVAKQFKRLHSKKIQHAFRYYSHQWRTWGTCFIQVAWRRYKRKVLTEELMKKESLYYKYMAESAKNHDFEGEQSEGSSKDHRNEQHLGATILASQFATNTRRGVDQKLARVNPDDPSLKMPKMFKPDEPDFSAGGYD, from the exons atgttcagaaacaaaacactaaagatgaatgcaagaAAAAACCTACATCTAGAACAATCAGCAAAGCTCTTGGCAAGCATTCCGAAACCATCATTGCTAGTTTACGATCGCGAGACCACCCCTTGGTGGAAGCAAATTCTGGACCCTAGAAGCGATATGGTCAGGAGATGGAACTACTTTTTTCTGCTCACCAGCATTGGCTCTCTTTTCTTGGACCCTCTCTACCTTCTGCTTCCTTCTGTCACCGCGGAGTCGGTCTGCATCAGCATGGACTTAGCCATGCGGATCCTCCTCACCTTCTGGCGCTCTGTCGTTGATATCTTCTCTATTATGCACATTTCCATGAAGTTTCGGTTGGCTTATGTTGCGAAAGACTCTAAGGTTTTTGGAAGGGGAGAGCTTGTCATGGATCCACGAAGCATTGCCATTCGGTACTTAAAAACTGACTTTATTTTTGATCTAGCCGCTTCATTTCCTCTGCCTCAG ATCCTGATCTGGTTTGTGATCCCAGCAACCACACATAATACGGCTAGTCGCGATAACCACTCGTTGTCTCTGGCTATAATGCTGCAGTACATTCCACGGATTCGGTCTATTTTTCCTTTAACGCGACAAATACTTAAAACCTCGGGGTCTCTAGCACAGACTTCCTGGGCAGGAGCAGCCTATAATCTTATGCTTTATGTTTTAGCAAGTCAC GTTCTTGGAGCCGTATGGTATCTACTATCCGTTGAGCGACAGTATGCCTGCTGGAAGCAGGAATGTAAGAAGGAATGGAATGGCACACACTCTCCGTCTTGCGAATTGTCATTTCTTGATTGTACAATTGCAGAAGGCCCTGCACGGGATGCTTGGTTACAGACCACTAAGCTCATGACTACTTGTAATCCTCGCGGAAATTCCATTGATTTTCAGTTCGGGATGTTTGCTGAGGCCTTTGTGGAGGAGGTTTCTTCGGAGAATTTTATTCCTAAACTCTTTTACTGCCTTTGGTGGGGCTTGAAAAATCTCAG TTCATATGGTCAGGGTTTAATGACAGGTACTTACAAAGGGGAGAATCTGTTTAGTAGTTTTATTTGTATTGCCGGTTTGGTTCTCTTCGCGTTGTTGATTGGCAACATGCAG GCCTATATGCAATCCACAAGCGCGAGACTTGAACAATGGCGTGTAAGGAGAAGTGATACAGAGGAATGGATGAGGCACCGTCAATTACCCGAGGAGCTGCAAGATCGTGTCAGGCGATTCATTCAATATCAGTGGCTAGCTACAAGAGGAGTTGATGAGGAAGAGATCGTAAAATCTTTGCCTTTGGATCTTAAACGTGGTATCCAAAGGCATCTCTGTCTTGCCCTCGTCCGCCAA GTGTCTTTCTTCTCACAATTGGACGATCAACTCTTGGATGCAATATGCGAACACCTGGTCCCCTCACTGAACACGAAAGACACCTACATTATCCGCGAAGATGATCCAGTAAACGAAATGCTCTTCATAATCAGAGGCCAACTAGAAAGCTCCACAACAAACGGTGGCCGCTCCGGATTCTTCAACTCCATCACAATCAAACCCGGTGACTTCTGCGGAGAAGAACTCCTAACCTGGGCCTTAGTCCCCTCATCAGACCACCTCCCCTCCTCAACCCGAACCGTCAAGTGCCTAACCGAAGTCGAAGCCTTCGCATTACGAGCAGAAGACCTCAAATTCGTCGCAAAACAATTCAAGCGTCTCCACAGCAAGAAAATCCAGCATGCTTTCAGATACTACTCGCACCAGTGGAGGACTTGGGGGACTTGTTTCATCCAAGTCGCGTGGAGACGGTACAAGAGGAAGGTCTTAACAGAGGAGCTCATGAAAAAAGAGAGCTTGTACTATAAATACATGGCAGAGTCTGCGAAGAATCATGACTTTGAAGGTGAACAAAGTGAAGGCTCATCAAAGGATCATAGAAACGAGCAGCATCTTGGAGCTACGATCCTGGCTTCACAATTTGCTACGAACACTAGAAGAGGGGTTGACCAGAAGCTTGCCAGGGTTAATCCTGATGACCCCAGCTTGAAGATGCCCAAGATGTTTAAGCCTGATGAGCCTGATTTTTCTGCAGGAGGGTATGATTGA
- the LOC108208799 gene encoding vacuolar fusion protein MON1 homolog gives MSSDDAHSSSSEHDSTDQNPNPSTSIDQSLDAIEGQLTSISLNHRNSPLPEPPIPPPHHGIGDTLPSDAHSQVEEVGAVEKSGSDVEVENSVSRGEGVLWRNSSDVEGEVEGQGSPSSSGYAGGKGTSSSSGVSGSGIEEISGDEVDQGEGGIRSGSFGGSVDSEWVPGKRHVNEDDASVSWRKRKKHFFVLSHSGKPIYSRYGDEHRLAGFSATLQAIISFVENGGDRVKLVRAGKHQVVFLVKGPIYLVCISCTEEPHESLNEQLELLYGQMILILTKSINRCFEKNPKFDMTPLLGGTDAVFSSLIHSYSWNPATFLHAYSCLPLAYPTRQAAGAILQDVAESGVLFAILMCKHKVISLVGAQKASLHPDDMLLLANFVMSSESFRTSESFSPICLPRYNPMAFLYAYVYYLDADTYLMLLTANPDAFYRLKDWRIRIEMVLLKSNVLNEAQRSMLDGGMHVEDLPVDPSPRSGSLSSHLGQPRPPPDSADRCKALLGGPCGLWHFIYRSIYLDQYVSSEFSSPINTPKQQKRLYRAYQKLYTSMHDRELGPHKTQFRRDNNYVLLCWVTQDFELYAAFDPLADKALAIKTCNRVCQWVKDVENEVFLLGASPFSW, from the exons ATGTCATCCGACGATGCTCACTCCTCCTCATCAGAGCACGACTCCACCGatcaaaaccctaaccctagcACCTCAATCGACCAATCTCTCGACGCAATTGAAGGTCAATTAACCTCAATCTCACTCAACCACCGCAATTCCCCTCTCCCGGAGCCCCCGATTCCACCTCCTCATCACGGAATCGGTGATACATTGCCTTCCGATGCGCATTCGCAAGTGGAAGAAGTAGGAGCAGTTGAGAAGTCTGGTTCCGATGTGGAAGTCGAGAATTCGGTGTCGCGAGGGGAAGGAGTGTTGTGGAGGAATAGCTCGGATGTGGAAGGGGAAGTGGAAGGGCAGGGGAGTCCGAGTAGTAGTGGATATGCGGGCGGGAAAGGGACGAGTAGTAGTAGTGGTGTGAGTGGTTCCGGTATCGAGGAGATTAGTGGTGATGAGGTTGATCAAGGTGAGGGAGGTATAAGGAGTGGCTCTTTTGGGGGTAGTGTGGATTCGGAGTGGGTTCCAGGGAAACGACATGTTAATGAA GATGATGCTTCTGTATCATGGAGGAAAAGGAAAAAGCATTTCTTTGTATTAAGCCATTCTGGAAAACCAATATACTCGAG ATATGGAGATGAACACAGACTAGCAGGATTTTCAGCAACTTTGCAAGCCATCATTTCCTTTGTGGAGAATGG GGGTGATCGTGTGAAGTTGGTTAGGGCAGGAAAACACCAG GTGGTTTTTCTTGTTAAAGGACCAATATATCTAGTTTGCATAAGCTGTACAGAAGAACCTCATGAATCTCTCAATGAACAACTGGAACTTCTTTATGGCCAG ATGATACTTATTCTgacaaagtctataaatagatgCTTCGAGAAGAATCCTAAATTTGATATGACGCCTTTGCTTGGGGGAACAGATGCTGTATTCTCTTCTCTCATCCACTCATATAGTTG GAACCCCGCCACTTTCCTCCATGCCTACTCTTGTCTTCCCCTTGCTTATCCAACAAGGCAAGCTGCTGGTGCCATATTGCAGGATGTTGCTGAGTCAGGCGTCCTCTTCGCAATATTAATGTGTAAACACAAG GTCATCAGTCTGGTTGGGGCACAAAAAGCATCTCTTCATCCTGATGATATGCTCTTGCTTGCCAACTTTGTGATGTCATCTGAATCATTTAG GACATCAGAATCTTTCTCCCCAATCTGTCTTCCGAGATACAATCCAATGGCATTTTTATATGCATATGTATATTATCTTGAT GCTGATACATATTTAATGCTGCTCACTGCTAATCCAGATGCATTTTATCGTCTAAAAGATTGGAG GATCCGAATCGAGATGGTCCTTCTGAAGTCAAATGTTCTTAATGAAGCTCAGAGGTCGATGTTGGATGGTGGCATGCATGTTGAGGATTTGCCTGTTGATCCATCCCCTCGTTCTGGATCTTTGTCATCTCATTTAGGTCAGCCTAGACCTCCACCAGACTCTGCAGACAGGTGTAAGGCACTGTTAGGTGGTCCTTGCGGACTCTGGCACTTCATTTACCGCAGTATATATTTGGATCAATATGTATCTTCTGAGTTCTCATCACCAATTAATACTCCTAAACAACAGAAAAG ATTATATAGAGCATATCAGAAGCTGTATACGTCAATGCATGATAGAGAACTTGGTCCGCACAAAACCCAGTTTAGAAGGGACAATAACTATG TTTTACTCTGTTGGGTTACTCAGGATTTTGAACTTTATGCAGCATTTGATCCTCTAGCAGACAAG GCACTAGCTATAAAGACATGCAACCGGGTCTGCCAGTGGGTCAAAGATGTGGAGAATGAAGTTTTTTTGTTGGGAGCAAGCCCCTTTTCATGGTGA